ATTTTCGGTGGTTTATAAATATAAATTACCGGCGGTTTATATTGGCTTACCCATGCTGGCCTCATTATCGGTTACGCATGGTTTTTTACCGCCGCACCCATCGCCATCGGCGCTGGTAGCTATGTTTCATGCCAACATGGCCACAACTTTTATTTATGGCTTGATGATAGCCATACCGGCCATTATAATTGCCGGCCCGTTGTTTGCCCGGTTTTTAAAAAAAATACCTTCGGAACCTTTGGCTACTTTCAGGGCCGATGAACTGCCGCCCGAAAAATTGCCCGGCGCTGTAAATAGTTTTCTTACTGCCTTACTGCCGGTGATATTATTAATGCTCTCGGCCTTGTTCCCGTACCTGGGTATCAAAAATGCTTTCGTGGTAAAATTGATAGCTTTCCTTGGCGATCCTTCCATAGTAATGTTGGTTGCGCTCCTGGTGGCCACTTTTACGCTGGGTATTAAACAGGGAAAAAAAATGGGCACCCTGGCCGGTAATTATACCGATGCTGTTAAAGACATAGCGCTCATACTGCTTATTATTGCCGGCTCGGGAGCTTTAAGCGAAGTTTTAACCGCCAGTGGCGCCAGCGATCAGATTGCCGATCAGTTAAAGGCCTTGAACCTGCCGCCATTGCTTTTAGGTTGGGTTATAGCGGCCATTATTCGTGTTAGTTTAGGATCGGCAACGGTGGCCGGGCTTGCAGCGGCGGGAATTTTGGTAAAATTGGTAACCAAAAGTCACGTTGATCCTAATTTAATGGT
The genomic region above belongs to Mucilaginibacter sp. KACC 22773 and contains:
- a CDS encoding GntT/GntP/DsdX family permease translates to MVLAIILICIILLILLVSWGKVNPFVAFLIVAIAAGLMLGIPINKLMASVQKGMGDIMGKLLIIICLGAMLGKLVAVSGAAQKIAEVLVRAVGQKHIQWALVSAGFIIGIPLFYGIGFVLMVPLIFSVVYKYKLPAVYIGLPMLASLSVTHGFLPPHPSPSALVAMFHANMATTFIYGLMIAIPAIIIAGPLFARFLKKIPSEPLATFRADELPPEKLPGAVNSFLTALLPVILLMLSALFPYLGIKNAFVVKLIAFLGDPSIVMLVALLVATFTLGIKQGKKMGTLAGNYTDAVKDIALILLIIAGSGALSEVLTASGASDQIADQLKALNLPPLLLGWVIAAIIRVSLGSATVAGLAAAGILVKLVTKSHVDPNLMVLSIGAGSLAFSHVNDSGFWLFKEYFNISIKDTIRSWSVMETLVSLTGLAGVLIINQFVK